In a single window of the Pseudomonas oryzihabitans genome:
- a CDS encoding FadR/GntR family transcriptional regulator yields MSAPTVSRPRKRPRSLAEEVVAVLIQQIGDGQFQPGDKLPTESAIMQAQGVSRTVVREAISRLQAGGYVETRHGIGTFVLERRPESPLPIDLATITTLKDVLAMLELRISLEVEAAGLAAQRRSAEQLQTMWTLLENMRTGVEQPDRAVSADLELHLLIASSTGNRYFSDIMGYLGTVLIPRTRLNSAYLAHDDQQRYQSRLDAEHEAIVQAIEDGDLEAARSAMRLHLSNSRERLRRAHEEMERQAEGA; encoded by the coding sequence ATGTCAGCCCCCACCGTATCCCGCCCCCGAAAAAGACCCCGTAGCCTGGCAGAAGAGGTCGTCGCGGTGCTGATCCAGCAGATCGGCGATGGCCAGTTTCAGCCAGGCGACAAGCTCCCCACGGAATCGGCCATCATGCAGGCCCAAGGCGTGAGCCGCACCGTGGTACGCGAGGCCATCTCCCGACTGCAGGCCGGCGGCTATGTGGAGACCCGTCACGGCATAGGCACCTTCGTGCTGGAGCGACGCCCCGAGTCGCCGCTGCCAATCGATCTGGCGACCATCACCACCCTCAAGGACGTCCTGGCAATGCTCGAATTGCGCATCAGCCTGGAAGTCGAGGCAGCCGGCCTCGCGGCCCAACGTCGTTCCGCCGAGCAATTGCAGACGATGTGGACCTTGCTGGAAAACATGCGCACCGGTGTCGAGCAGCCCGACCGCGCGGTAAGCGCCGACCTGGAGTTGCACCTGTTGATCGCCAGCTCCACCGGCAATCGCTATTTCAGCGACATCATGGGTTACCTCGGCACGGTGCTGATTCCCCGTACCCGACTCAATTCCGCCTATCTCGCCCACGATGACCAGCAGCGCTACCAGAGCCGGCTGGACGCCGAGCATGAAGCCATCGTCCAGGCCATCGAAGACGGTGATCTGGAGGCGGCTCGTTCGGCCATGCGTCTGCACCTGAGCAACAGTCGCGAGCGCCTGAGACGCGCTCATGAAGAGATGGAGCGTCAGGCGGAAGGGGCGTGA